The genomic region AGGCGCCGTCGTCCAGTCCTCCGCCGAGGGCGTGGAAGAGGATCCCCGCCAGGGCCGCGACGGCCGCCACGAGGAAAATGTAGGCCCCCCGGGAATTCAGGAGGCGTCGTTTTCGCGCTGGAGCTTGGCCTTCTGCCAAAGGGCCTCGAGTTCGGGTAGGTCCAAATCGGTCAGCGAGACGCCCCCGGCGGCGCACCGCGTCTCCATCCACCGGAGCCTCTCCTGGAATTTCTTTATCGTTCCAATCAGCGCCTGCCCGGGGTCAATTTTCAAGAAGCGGGCGAGGTTGGCCAGGGAGAAGAGAACGTCGCCCAGCTCGTCGGCGATCCGGTCCCTCCGCCCGTCCTCCACGGCCCGGCGGAGCTCGACCGTCTCCTCTTCCAGCTTGTCCAGGACGCCGCCCACCTCGGGCCAGTCGAAGTGGTAGTTGGCCGCCTTTTCCTGTGCCCGGACCCAGGGTGAAGGTCCCGTCGCGCTCCGCCAGCAGGCCGATGAAGCTCGCCAGGTACAGAACGTCGCCCAGCTCCTCGATGATCCCGGTGGAACTTTCACCCGCAACAGCTTCGTAGAATTCATAGGCTTCCTCGATCAGATACCGGGCCATGCTGCGAATGTCCTGTTCGGCGTCCCAGGCGCACCCTCCCGGGGAGAGTAGGGTTCTCAAGGTGTCGAGCAGCCGGTCGTAGGATTGCACCGCTTTGCTCCTCGTTGTTGAGGCGGCCTGTGAAGTATACGGGGGACCCGGGGGAACTGTCAATCGGCTGACAGATTTGGGTTTACCGGTTCGTACCCCGTAACGCGGCGGGTGGGCCGGTTTTCCGGTAGTCTCCACTCGGGTTCCCGAGACGCGGGGTGTGGTTTCCGGGCGCGGAGCCTGCGCTCGAAGCGGCGTCGCCACGTTGACTAGGTGGAACCGGTGTGCTAATCTTCCCCCCGACGGAGGGGGCCGAAAACCGCTCCCGACGGACGCTTAGCGGCCGGACATCATTTTCCGGAGTCCCATGGGGGAAGAACTTAATATCGCCGTGCTGACCTCGGGCGGGGATTCCCCCGGGATGAACGCCTGCATCCGGTCCGTGACCCGGACGGCGCTCTACGGAGGCCGTAAGGTGTCCGGGGTGTTGGACGGCTACGAGGGCCTGTTGAATGGCAAATTCAAGGGCCTCGTGAGCCGGGATGTGGGTGGGATACTAGACCGCGGCGGGACCTTCCTCGGCACCTCGCGCTCGGAGGAGTTTCTGGGGGCCGAGAATCGGAAACGGGCTTACGGGCACCTGAAAGATAAAGGAATTGACGGACTGGTGGTCATCGGCGGCAACGGATCCGCCGCCGGAGCCCACGCCGTGGCCCGGGAAACGAAATTCAAAGTCGTCTGCGTGCCCGCCTCCATAGACAACGACGTCTTCGGAACGGATAACGCCATCGGCTTCGACACCGCGGTGAACACGGCCCTCGACGCCGTGGACAAGCTCCGCCAGACCGCCGACAGCCATCACCGGATATTCGTCGTCGAGGTCATGGGACGCAAGTCGGGAGCCATCGCCCGGGAGGTGGCGCTGGCCGGCGGGGCCGAGGCGGCCGTGGTGCCCGAGGTGCCCGAAAGCGCCGAGCTTCCGCCGCTGGCTGAACGGCTGACCTTCAACCTGAAGCGCTCCCGGAAGAAATCGGCCGTGGTCATCTGCGCCGAGGGGGCCGGCCGGGCCGAGATCATCGCCGAGGAGTTGGAATCGCTCACCGGCATCGAGTGCCGGGCCACGGTGCTCGGTCACCTTCAGCGCGGAGGAGCGCCCACCTCCTACGACCGGAACCTGGCGGCGCGCCTCGGCTGGGCGGCCGTGAAAGCAATCGGTGAGGGAAAGAGCGACGTCCTCGTCGGGCTGATAGGGAACAGCATCCGGGAGACGCCTCTCGATAAGGTCATCGCCCACGAACACCGCTTCAACCACCAGGAGTACGCGCTCCTGGGAATCCTGAGTCTGTAGGTACAGGACAATGGGTTTTTTCGACTTCCTCAAACGGAAAAACAAGGCGGAGCAGTCCGCGGCGGCACCCGAACCCACCGCGGCGAGAAACAAGCTCCCCATCGGGTTCTACGTCTCCCCGGACGACGAGATCGCCGGCGAGGTGAAGGGGAACGTGAACGTGCTGATTCAGGGCACCTTCGAGGGGGAGATTGACGTCTCCGGCCTGGTGTGGGTGGCGGAGGGGGCGAAGCTGGCCGGCGTGGTCCGCTGCGACGACGTCCGGCTGGAGGGCCACGCGGTCGGCATGTTCTACGTAAACGGGGTGGCCGATATCGGCCCCGTGGCGCGTTGCGATGCCGAGATGGTCGCCGGGCGTATATGGCGCGACGGGTCCTTCGTGCAACCGATACCCGCGGGGAAAGACGCCCCGGGTCAACCGACAGCCACTCCCCTGGGGTGAGACGGTCGGTCGGCGGTGTCCGCGTCTAGACTAGAAAGACGGTGGACGAGGGTCGAATCCCTCGCCCGAGATAGTGAAAGAAGGCATACGATGCGAGCCCTGTGCGTGTTAATGAGCCTGCTCCTCTTCAGCGTCCCCGTCCTGGCCTCCACGGGTAGCGGCTCCGATACCTCCTCCGATCCCCAATCGGAGTGGATCCTGACTCTTTCACTGGTGGGTCTGGTGGGCGTAGGTCTGGCCCTGTTGGCGATTTTCACCCCCGAAGACACGAGTGATGAGGTAATCGTCTCCAACCCGGAAACGGACGACGGGACGGTGGACTCCGAAGCGCTGGAGGCCGTCGAGGCTTCCCGGGAGGCCGAGGCGGACAAGGATCAGGACACCACCGAAGACGATCTCTTCAAGGGGATCGAGGGGGACTAGCGGGGTTGCCATCTTGAAAAGATACACCGGTGCCGCATCTTCATTTGGCGGCAAGGGGCTTTACTGGGAGCATAACTCGGTTCGCCGGGGGCGTAGCTCGGTTCGCTCGTTTAAACCCCTTGTCTCTGTGGTGGCGGCGTCCATCATCGCCTTAATCCTTGGCGGTTGCGAACCGTCGGCCGAGGAGACCGCGGGGCTCGGCGGCTGCTGGGTTCTCGACGGCTCCCAGGGCGTCCTGGTGCTTCTGTCCAAGGACGGTGACGTGGAAACCGTCGCGGACAATTTCGGCGACGCGGATTATATGGCCGCCGAGGCCCAGACGGGCACACTCTGGGTGTGCGATTCCGACGCCGCGAGGCTTATCAAAATATCCAACTCCGGGCAGAAGGAGCTCTACGTCAGCGGTTTCGTCCACCCCGAGTCGGTGGCGGTGGACTCGGACACGGGAGACGTGTACCTGGCGGACTCAGGCGCGCTAGAGGCGGTCGCCCTCGACTCCGACGGCAACACCCTGTGGCGGAGCGGGCTCGATTCGCCGCCCCGCTCGATCGCACTGGCGGGCGGTGACGCGCGGGTCGTCCTGGTCCTGACGATAATTAACCAGAACGGATTCCACGTCCTCGGCCTCGATCCCACCGACGGCGGGACGGAGTTCGAGCTGGTCCTGGAGGGCGGGTACTACGATCTAAGCGCCGATCCCGACGCGGATTGTTTCTGGCTGGCCACCGGGGATGCTTTGGAGAAACGCTCCCTTTCCGACGGCTCCCTCCTCGTGACCGTGGATGGACTGGGGAGCCCGCGGGTCGCCGGAGCGATGGGCGACGGATGTTGGGTTTTCGACGCCGCCGGGATGGACCTCCTCTTCGTGGATACGGACGGGGTAGTCACGGCGGAGGTCGAGGACCTCCCGGGAACCCCCGAACTATCCACCCTGGAGGACAAAGTGTGGCTCTCGGTACGGGAGGCCGATCTGGTGGCGCTCTAC from bacterium harbors:
- a CDS encoding ATP-dependent 6-phosphofructokinase, encoding MGEELNIAVLTSGGDSPGMNACIRSVTRTALYGGRKVSGVLDGYEGLLNGKFKGLVSRDVGGILDRGGTFLGTSRSEEFLGAENRKRAYGHLKDKGIDGLVVIGGNGSAAGAHAVARETKFKVVCVPASIDNDVFGTDNAIGFDTAVNTALDAVDKLRQTADSHHRIFVVEVMGRKSGAIAREVALAGGAEAAVVPEVPESAELPPLAERLTFNLKRSRKKSAVVICAEGAGRAEIIAEELESLTGIECRATVLGHLQRGGAPTSYDRNLAARLGWAAVKAIGEGKSDVLVGLIGNSIRETPLDKVIAHEHRFNHQEYALLGILSL
- a CDS encoding polymer-forming cytoskeletal protein, which encodes MGFFDFLKRKNKAEQSAAAPEPTAARNKLPIGFYVSPDDEIAGEVKGNVNVLIQGTFEGEIDVSGLVWVAEGAKLAGVVRCDDVRLEGHAVGMFYVNGVADIGPVARCDAEMVAGRIWRDGSFVQPIPAGKDAPGQPTATPLG